One part of the candidate division KSB1 bacterium genome encodes these proteins:
- a CDS encoding macro domain-containing protein, which produces MINTTIHQTALALVDGDITEQTTEAIVNPANSGLILGGGVAGAIRRKGGPKIQEECNKIGGTPVGTAVITTGGNLKAKHVIHAVGPQMGEGDEDRKLRDATLNSLKVADQNKLKSIALPAISTGIFGYPIDRCAQIMLTTTVDYLRSKTGLEKVVFCLWGKEAYQIFEKTLKLMVEGRED; this is translated from the coding sequence ATGATAAACACCACCATTCACCAAACCGCGCTTGCTCTCGTCGATGGCGACATCACCGAGCAAACCACCGAGGCCATCGTCAATCCGGCTAATTCAGGTCTGATTCTCGGCGGCGGCGTGGCCGGGGCGATTCGGCGCAAGGGTGGGCCGAAAATTCAGGAAGAATGCAACAAAATCGGCGGCACGCCGGTCGGAACAGCGGTCATTACTACCGGCGGCAATTTGAAGGCAAAGCACGTGATTCATGCCGTTGGTCCGCAAATGGGCGAGGGCGATGAAGATCGCAAGCTGCGCGACGCCACCTTGAATTCGCTCAAAGTCGCCGATCAAAATAAACTGAAGAGCATCGCCTTGCCCGCCATCTCAACGGGAATTTTCGGTTACCCGATCGATCGCTGCGCGCAAATCATGCTGACGACGACGGTTGATTATTTGCGCAGCAAAACCGGTTTGGAAAAAGTCGTGTTTTGTTTATGGGGTAAAGAGGCCTATCAAATTTTTGAAAAGACCCTCAAGTTGATGGTCGAGGGTCGGGAGGATTAA
- a CDS encoding SWIM zinc finger family protein, producing the protein MARSYKISPHLLEITHEQVALLDQRATAGSSWEFYCSSYIHHPAVFVHKISGVVQDAVDEYFTEVRVDNKRLITNCSCGERREICKHAIALLYGWVDDDEGFLNVADTLDRLRSKDKNDLLEILGRMIMFDSRNLGFIDEEAAADDVDEESP; encoded by the coding sequence ATGGCGAGGTCTTACAAAATTTCACCGCACTTGCTTGAGATTACACACGAGCAAGTGGCACTGCTGGATCAGCGCGCCACGGCAGGATCGAGCTGGGAATTTTATTGCAGCAGTTATATTCATCATCCCGCCGTCTTCGTGCACAAAATAAGCGGCGTGGTGCAGGATGCCGTCGACGAGTACTTCACTGAAGTGCGTGTTGACAACAAAAGACTGATTACGAATTGCAGTTGCGGTGAACGCAGGGAGATTTGCAAACACGCCATTGCCTTGCTTTATGGCTGGGTTGATGATGACGAAGGTTTTCTGAATGTCGCCGACACCTTGGATCGTCTGCGCAGCAAAGATAAAAACGACCTTCTCGAAATTCTCGGTCGCATGATTATGTTTGATTCTCGTAATCTCGGTTTTATTGATGAAGAGGCCGCGGCAGACGATGTCGATGAGGAGAGCCCATAA
- a CDS encoding Rpn family recombination-promoting nuclease/putative transposase translates to MKTDSFFYRFFREFPAAFFSLIGADERKAEKYKFTSIEVKEQAFRFDGVFLPTTKAGHIYFFEAQFSRKPDFYSRFFGKIFLYLQQYQPANDWRAVVIYPRPAMDTGVHRHYREFFESGRLHCVYLNQLSKDHLEKFPMNLFQIILDSKQIVVSTVKKIVRELPGKTSNPKEQNKIIELLINLLMNKLPQLSRKEIEKMIAPLLSDIKKSRAYQEIAQEGRLEGRLEGKLEGKLEGKLEGKLETAKALLQKKMSIEFIVEVTGLSRKQVLAISKAKRRRKVAVHKN, encoded by the coding sequence ATGAAAACCGATTCTTTCTTTTATCGTTTCTTTCGAGAATTTCCTGCTGCATTTTTTTCTTTGATTGGGGCAGATGAACGGAAAGCCGAAAAATATAAGTTCACCTCAATCGAAGTGAAAGAGCAAGCCTTTCGGTTTGATGGCGTCTTTTTGCCGACGACGAAAGCCGGCCATATCTATTTCTTCGAAGCGCAGTTTAGCCGAAAGCCGGATTTTTATTCGCGTTTCTTTGGAAAAATATTCTTGTATTTGCAGCAATATCAGCCGGCCAATGATTGGCGGGCGGTTGTTATCTATCCGCGGCCGGCGATGGACACAGGCGTGCATCGCCATTATCGCGAGTTTTTTGAAAGCGGCAGATTGCACTGTGTTTATCTGAACCAGTTGTCCAAAGATCATCTGGAAAAATTTCCTATGAATTTATTTCAGATCATTTTAGATTCGAAACAGATCGTTGTTTCAACCGTTAAAAAAATAGTCAGAGAACTGCCGGGTAAAACCTCGAACCCGAAAGAGCAAAACAAGATTATTGAATTGCTCATCAATTTATTGATGAACAAACTTCCCCAATTATCGCGAAAGGAGATAGAAAAAATGATCGCGCCGTTGCTTTCAGACATCAAGAAATCCCGGGCTTATCAAGAAATTGCTCAAGAAGGCAGGTTGGAAGGCAGGTTGGAAGGCAAGCTGGAAGGCAAGCTGGAAGGCAAGCTGGAAGGCAAGCTGGAAACTGCCAAAGCCCTGCTGCAGAAAAAGATGAGCATCGAGTTTATCGTTGAAGTCACCGGGCTTTCCAGAAAACAAGTTCTGGCGATCAGCAAGGCCAAACGCCGCAGGAAAGTGGCGGTGCACAAAAATTAG
- the ggt gene encoding gamma-glutamyltransferase, which produces MAVLLVCSQLENSTAGASKYPERAKNGMVVSSHYLASQAGVEVMKKGGNAVDAAIATGFALAVTHPSAGNIGGGGFMIVYKNDGSVTAFDFREKAPAAAHERMYLDANGQYIKNLNHDGYLAIGVPGTVAGFFLAHEKLGSKPMSELIAPAISLAEKGFPLSWDLHDDFKDLAPTFKKYPGSAKVFFKRDTVLYEPGEIWRQPDLAKTLRRIQKYGRDGFYKGETARLLAADMRKNGGLITEEDLANYQAKERQPIHGVYRGYDVYSMCPPSSGGTALVEMLNILEGFNLHEYGHNSAQHIHLMAEAMRRAFADRARYLGDPDFNPDLPMAKLISKSYAEQLRRSISLNRVSPSDADMMSEAYESTETTHYSVVDPAGNAVVVTYTLEESYGAKIVAEGTGFLLNNEMGDFNPWPGRTDSTGMIGTAPNLIRPGKRMLSSMTPTIVAKNGKPYLLIGSPGGRTIINTVLQVIVNVIDFGMDIADAVTAPRIHHQWLPNVLRIEKYGTTKDTQRLLEMMGHRVQFTSSTRGQGSAMGIMIDPQTGLRLGAADPRAPDGAAVGF; this is translated from the coding sequence ATGGCAGTCCTTCTGGTGTGCTCGCAACTTGAGAACAGCACTGCCGGCGCCTCGAAATATCCCGAGCGCGCCAAAAACGGCATGGTCGTCTCGTCACATTATCTCGCCTCGCAAGCTGGCGTTGAGGTCATGAAAAAAGGCGGCAATGCGGTCGATGCCGCGATTGCCACCGGTTTCGCCCTGGCAGTGACGCATCCTTCCGCCGGCAACATCGGCGGCGGTGGTTTCATGATCGTGTATAAAAATGACGGCAGCGTGACCGCCTTTGATTTTCGCGAGAAAGCGCCGGCCGCAGCGCATGAGCGCATGTATCTTGATGCCAATGGCCAGTATATCAAAAATTTGAACCACGACGGTTATCTCGCCATCGGCGTTCCGGGCACGGTGGCGGGATTTTTCTTGGCGCACGAAAAACTCGGCAGCAAGCCGATGTCGGAGCTTATTGCGCCCGCGATTTCACTGGCGGAAAAGGGCTTCCCGTTGTCGTGGGATTTGCATGACGACTTCAAAGACCTCGCCCCCACATTCAAAAAATATCCCGGCAGCGCGAAAGTTTTTTTCAAGCGTGACACCGTGCTGTACGAGCCGGGTGAAATTTGGCGCCAACCGGATTTGGCCAAAACCTTGCGCCGTATTCAGAAATACGGCCGCGACGGCTTCTATAAAGGAGAGACCGCGCGTTTGTTGGCGGCAGATATGCGCAAGAATGGCGGTTTGATCACGGAAGAAGATCTGGCGAATTATCAAGCCAAAGAACGCCAGCCGATCCACGGCGTGTATCGTGGTTACGATGTTTATTCCATGTGCCCGCCCAGCTCCGGCGGCACGGCGCTGGTGGAAATGCTGAATATTCTCGAGGGTTTTAACTTGCACGAATACGGCCACAACTCGGCACAGCATATTCATCTGATGGCGGAAGCGATGCGCCGCGCCTTTGCCGACCGCGCGCGCTATCTCGGCGATCCGGATTTCAATCCCGATCTGCCGATGGCAAAACTCATTTCAAAATCTTATGCCGAGCAATTGCGGCGCAGCATCAGCTTGAATCGTGTTTCACCGAGCGATGCCGACATGATGAGTGAAGCTTATGAAAGCACAGAGACGACGCATTACTCCGTCGTTGACCCCGCCGGCAACGCCGTCGTGGTCACTTACACGCTGGAAGAAAGCTATGGCGCCAAAATCGTCGCCGAAGGCACCGGGTTTTTGTTGAATAATGAAATGGGCGATTTCAATCCATGGCCTGGACGCACGGATTCGACCGGCATGATCGGCACCGCCCCCAATCTGATCAGGCCGGGTAAACGCATGCTCTCGTCGATGACGCCAACCATTGTAGCAAAAAATGGCAAGCCCTATTTGCTCATCGGCTCCCCGGGTGGCAGAACGATCATCAATACGGTTTTGCAGGTGATCGTCAATGTGATTGATTTCGGGATGGACATCGCCGATGCGGTCACCGCACCGCGCATTCATCACCAGTGGCTGCCCAATGTTTTGCGAATTGAAAAATACGGCACGACGAAAGATACACAACGGCTTTTGGAAATGATGGGGCATCGGGTGCAATTTACTTCTTCGACTCGCGGGCAAGGCAGCGCCATGGGAATTATGATCGACCCCCAAACCGGTTTGCGCTTGGGCGCCGCTGATCCTCGCGCGCCGGATGGGGCCGCCGTGGGATTTTGA
- a CDS encoding Uma2 family endonuclease → MVIFQVPAGMPEHNLLGIRIGNYLEQHLGRDLAVLYDTFSYVSPEALEKLGHFKNGDPHEYMQQRLLDLGASPSFIAEMMAHLLKQGLMPSPYAPDVCVVQQADFDNRFRVPLWIGEIISKDTREYDLYFKAYLYERLGVQEYFVFETGRRSGKLLRAYELKPEAGTFSRYQDIPVDAPTAPSRLFGLEIPVEWKI, encoded by the coding sequence ATGGTTATTTTTCAAGTTCCTGCCGGAATGCCCGAGCATAATTTGCTCGGTATCAGAATTGGAAATTATCTCGAACAACATCTTGGCCGTGATTTGGCTGTGCTGTACGATACCTTCAGCTACGTTTCTCCCGAAGCTTTGGAAAAGCTCGGACATTTTAAAAACGGTGATCCGCATGAATATATGCAACAACGGTTGCTCGATCTGGGCGCTTCGCCAAGTTTCATCGCAGAAATGATGGCCCATTTGCTAAAACAAGGCCTCATGCCGTCGCCTTATGCTCCCGATGTTTGTGTCGTCCAGCAAGCCGATTTTGACAATCGTTTCCGGGTGCCGCTTTGGATCGGAGAAATCATTTCCAAAGACACACGCGAGTATGATCTGTATTTCAAGGCTTATCTCTACGAGCGGCTCGGCGTGCAAGAGTATTTTGTTTTTGAAACCGGGCGGCGCTCCGGCAAACTGCTGCGCGCTTATGAATTAAAACCGGAAGCAGGAACTTTTTCACGCTACCAAGACATTCCCGTTGATGCGCCAACGGCACCTTCGCGGTTGTTTGGCCTCGAAATACCCGTCGAGTGGAAAATTTAA
- a CDS encoding Maf family nucleotide pyrophosphatase, with product MEKNIPELILVSTSPYRQKLLRRTGLNFLAVAPRFEEVYDSLTKPADLALALARGKAMSVAADFPNAILIGSDQVVWFENRILIKPGTPERALNELKKLRGHTHEFYMGLFLFHTGLTASQEFVITGSAKLRADLTDAELRRYVELDDPVSCAGSAKIEGPGLMLFERLECEDWTAIIGLPMIKLTSALRHWNYPIF from the coding sequence TTGGAAAAGAACATTCCCGAACTCATCCTCGTCTCCACCTCACCCTACCGCCAAAAACTCCTGCGCCGCACAGGCTTGAACTTTTTGGCTGTGGCCCCGCGTTTTGAAGAAGTGTATGATTCCCTCACTAAACCCGCCGACTTGGCGCTAGCCCTGGCGCGCGGCAAGGCCATGAGCGTCGCGGCGGATTTTCCCAACGCCATTCTCATCGGCTCCGATCAAGTCGTGTGGTTTGAAAATCGCATTTTGATCAAGCCGGGCACACCGGAACGAGCGCTCAACGAACTCAAAAAGTTGCGCGGACACACGCATGAGTTTTACATGGGGCTTTTTCTTTTTCATACCGGTCTGACGGCATCACAGGAATTTGTCATCACGGGCTCCGCCAAGCTGCGCGCCGACCTGACCGATGCCGAGCTGCGCCGTTACGTCGAGCTGGATGATCCCGTGAGCTGCGCCGGCTCAGCAAAAATTGAAGGGCCCGGGCTGATGCTGTTTGAGCGCCTGGAGTGCGAAGATTGGACTGCAATTATCGGTTTGCCGATGATCAAACTCACCAGCGCTTTGCGCCACTGGAACTATCCCATTTTTTAA
- a CDS encoding transglycosylase SLT domain-containing protein, translating into MKSRDNPVMSRAIAPAGWREPAKISDVKLEIAGAEQSAKGLKQFTQRWLSRGSMNRYHWIVVICLWLGGGKFFAWAQTADSTARFGSELFPMPPEIAANVVFWSKIYAEYPTNKVLIHDTQDLSIVYEIIELKGLADSAVQSSAAYRQEWRKLDGVKDEYSAILRRFAAGELDLANLSRREKRVVEIFGTSPDPNRLLRAAGSIRAQQGLKDRFHLGLERSGLYRDFIESIFSQYGLPNELVMLPHVESSFNYQAYSKVGAAGIWQFMRSTGRLFLTINYDVDDRLDPIRSTEAAAKLLQLNYKELGSWPLAITAYNHGLNGMRRAKGLYGDNFGRIYREYESRSFGFASRNFYAEFLAALYVATNYENYFGDVQFHRPVEFIEIPTEHYLTVNSVLETYKIDRETFRLLNPALRPPVMNSQRRIPKGYTLRLPKLPEAEGRGLLARIDPGLKYEEQVQSDWYRVKRGDNLTAIARQNNVSVQALAEYNNISQNARLSTGQILKIPPAGTSLLASAAPPAATLPETTAPKENTATTPLLTVTTPVFTDAVSSEAEIEPLDRVEREAIVTLDIAPATKPGLKTTGENVVGERGNPPVPAALAPSPPRRRVEPLSEWIHVEAEETLGHYATWLEIPTRRLRELNGLRYNQDIRIGQRIRLSYERVSAEEFQRRRFEHQRSLEEDFFANYTIDSLRTHKVGRGQNIWQICTDIYQVPMWLVVKYNPDRDLSKLHAGDTLSIPVVLPGNPASALPLQ; encoded by the coding sequence TTGAAATCACGCGACAATCCGGTGATGAGCCGCGCCATCGCGCCGGCAGGCTGGCGCGAACCGGCAAAAATTTCCGACGTCAAATTGGAAATCGCAGGAGCGGAACAATCGGCCAAGGGATTGAAGCAATTCACGCAGCGATGGTTATCGAGAGGAAGCATGAACAGATATCATTGGATAGTGGTCATCTGCTTATGGTTAGGAGGAGGAAAATTTTTTGCATGGGCGCAAACCGCCGATTCGACGGCGCGGTTCGGCAGCGAGCTTTTTCCCATGCCGCCGGAAATCGCCGCCAACGTTGTTTTTTGGAGCAAAATTTACGCGGAATATCCCACCAACAAGGTGCTCATTCACGATACGCAGGATTTGAGCATCGTCTATGAAATCATCGAGCTAAAGGGCCTCGCCGATTCCGCAGTCCAATCGTCTGCGGCTTACCGTCAAGAATGGCGAAAATTGGATGGCGTCAAAGATGAATACAGCGCGATTTTGCGGCGCTTCGCCGCCGGCGAGTTGGATTTGGCCAATCTTTCCCGGCGGGAGAAACGCGTCGTAGAAATTTTTGGCACCAGCCCCGATCCGAATCGCCTCTTGCGGGCGGCGGGTTCGATTCGCGCGCAGCAAGGATTGAAAGATCGTTTCCATCTCGGCTTGGAGCGTTCGGGCCTGTATCGCGATTTCATCGAATCCATCTTCAGCCAATACGGCCTGCCGAACGAGCTGGTCATGTTGCCGCATGTCGAGTCATCGTTCAATTATCAAGCTTACTCTAAAGTCGGCGCCGCCGGCATTTGGCAATTCATGCGTTCCACCGGCCGGCTGTTTTTGACCATCAACTACGACGTTGACGACCGGCTCGATCCCATTCGCTCCACCGAAGCCGCGGCAAAATTGCTGCAACTCAATTACAAAGAATTGGGTTCATGGCCGCTGGCGATCACCGCCTATAATCATGGCCTCAACGGCATGCGCCGCGCCAAGGGGTTGTACGGCGATAATTTTGGCCGCATTTATCGCGAATACGAAAGCCGCAGCTTTGGCTTTGCGTCACGAAATTTCTATGCCGAATTTCTGGCGGCTTTGTATGTGGCGACAAATTACGAAAATTATTTTGGCGACGTGCAATTTCACCGGCCGGTCGAATTTATCGAAATCCCCACGGAACATTATCTGACGGTCAACAGCGTTTTGGAAACCTACAAAATTGACCGCGAAACATTTCGGCTGTTGAATCCGGCTTTGCGGCCGCCGGTGATGAATTCGCAGCGGCGTATTCCGAAAGGCTACACCTTGCGCCTGCCCAAACTTCCCGAGGCCGAAGGCAGAGGGCTGCTGGCGCGAATCGACCCCGGGCTGAAATATGAAGAACAGGTGCAGTCAGATTGGTATCGCGTCAAGCGCGGGGACAACTTGACGGCGATTGCGAGACAAAACAATGTTTCGGTCCAGGCTTTGGCCGAATACAACAATATCAGCCAGAATGCGCGCCTCAGTACCGGCCAGATTTTAAAAATTCCGCCGGCCGGCACGAGCTTGTTGGCCAGCGCGGCGCCGCCCGCAGCGACATTGCCGGAGACTACAGCACCGAAGGAAAATACCGCGACCACTCCGCTGCTCACGGTGACCACTCCTGTTTTCACTGACGCCGTCAGTTCTGAAGCTGAAATTGAACCCCTTGACCGCGTCGAGCGCGAGGCGATTGTGACCCTGGATATCGCGCCGGCAACCAAACCGGGGTTGAAGACCACGGGCGAAAACGTGGTGGGAGAACGTGGCAACCCCCCTGTGCCGGCGGCACTCGCTCCTTCGCCACCACGGCGTCGCGTTGAACCGCTTTCGGAGTGGATTCATGTCGAAGCGGAAGAAACGCTGGGCCATTACGCCACCTGGCTGGAAATTCCAACGAGACGGCTGCGCGAACTGAACGGGCTGCGCTATAATCAGGACATTCGCATCGGCCAGCGCATTCGTTTGAGCTACGAGCGCGTCAGCGCCGAAGAATTTCAGCGCCGGCGTTTCGAACATCAACGCAGCCTCGAAGAAGATTTCTTCGCAAATTACACCATTGATTCCCTGCGGACACACAAAGTCGGACGCGGCCAAAACATCTGGCAGATTTGCACGGATATTTATCAAGTGCCGATGTGGCTGGTGGTGAAATACAATCCCGATCGCGATCTTTCCAAATTGCACGCCGGCGACACGCTATCCATTCCCGTCGTCCTGCCGGGCAATCCGGCGAGCGCACTGCCGCTGCAGTAA